The Sphaerospermopsis torques-reginae ITEP-024 genome has a window encoding:
- a CDS encoding cytochrome c oxidase subunit 3 — translation MQSQIANTTIIEQNRHEAVDAHHEAHPDHRLFGLVVFLIAEGMIFMGMFGAYLAFRSTLPVWPPEGTPELELLLPGVNTIILIASSFVMHNADTAIKKNDAKGMRTWLAITALMGTIFLVGQVYEYTHLEFGLTTNLFASAFYVLTGFHGLHVTIGVLAILAVLWRSRTPGHYSNEHHFGIEAAELYWHFVDVIWIILFGLLYLL, via the coding sequence ATGCAAAGTCAAATAGCTAACACTACGATCATTGAACAAAATCGTCATGAGGCTGTAGATGCCCATCATGAAGCACATCCAGATCATCGTTTGTTTGGTTTGGTCGTGTTTCTGATTGCTGAAGGTATGATTTTTATGGGTATGTTCGGAGCTTATTTAGCTTTCCGTTCTACCTTACCTGTCTGGCCACCGGAAGGTACACCAGAGTTAGAACTGTTGTTACCTGGTGTGAATACTATAATTTTGATTGCCAGTAGTTTTGTCATGCACAATGCTGATACTGCCATCAAAAAAAATGATGCTAAGGGAATGCGTACTTGGTTAGCTATTACTGCGCTAATGGGTACAATTTTCTTGGTAGGCCAGGTTTATGAATATACCCATCTGGAATTTGGTTTAACTACCAATCTTTTTGCTAGTGCGTTTTATGTTCTCACCGGTTTTCACGGTTTGCACGTTACCATCGGAGTTTTAGCGATTTTGGCGGTTTTGTGGCGATCGCGTACTCCCGGACACTATAGCAATGAACATCATTTCGGGATAGAAGCCGCTGAATTATACTGGCACTTTGTGGACGTAATCTGGATCATTTTGTTCGGATTACTCTATTTATTGTAG